The following proteins are co-located in the Pseudarthrobacter siccitolerans genome:
- a CDS encoding WhiB family transcriptional regulator, protein MDWRNRAACLEKDPELFFPVGNTGPALLQIEEAKSVCRRCPVVDTCLQWALESGQDAGVWGGMSEDERRALKRRAARARRAS, encoded by the coding sequence ATGGATTGGCGTAACCGCGCAGCGTGCCTCGAAAAGGACCCGGAACTGTTTTTCCCCGTTGGAAACACAGGCCCGGCGCTCCTGCAGATCGAGGAAGCCAAAAGCGTCTGCCGCCGGTGTCCGGTCGTGGACACCTGCCTGCAGTGGGCTCTTGAGTCGGGCCAGGATGCCGGTGTATGGGGCGGCATGAGCGAAGACGAGCGCCGCGCCCTGAAGCGCCGGGCAGCACGCGCCCGCCGGGCCTCCTGA
- a CDS encoding sensor histidine kinase encodes MAIFTDPIREHADFGPGDAEWLHLLVGDWQMVADLAFADLALWFPHPDHGYVALAHVRPSTTHTVFHGDFVGDPIRSDLQPLVDKAWDSRSIERSSETNWSSDMALRVEAVPMVRNGRTLAVVTTHMDLSSSRMPSRLELTYRQCAYDLLRMGTLGLWPDFASPTGSRRGAPRVGDGLIRLDAEGIVQYASPNGVSAFRRLGDGESLEGRSLAEVTASLLKDRRMVDETLPLVVTGRMPWRSEIESRGVSLSLRAIPLRDEQQRFGALVLCRDVSELRRREMELVTKDATIREIHHRVKNNLQTVAALLRMQSRRMVSDEAKQGLEQAMRRVATIALVHETLSQGLTQSVDFDELIGRQFRLSAEVASPSQQVRTERSGLFGELPSDFATPLALVINELVTNAVEHGLEGRAGTVWLLADRSEGDDGEELTVTIADDGVGLPETPHVEGLGLQIVRTLVTSELGGSIQWLPREGGGTAVQIRLSLAAR; translated from the coding sequence GTGGCAATCTTTACGGACCCTATCAGGGAACACGCTGATTTCGGCCCGGGCGATGCCGAATGGCTGCACCTCCTGGTGGGGGACTGGCAGATGGTCGCGGACCTGGCGTTCGCCGACCTGGCACTCTGGTTCCCCCACCCGGACCACGGGTATGTGGCGCTGGCCCATGTCAGGCCCTCCACCACGCACACCGTGTTCCACGGGGACTTCGTGGGGGACCCCATCCGCTCGGACCTCCAGCCGCTGGTGGACAAGGCGTGGGACAGCCGCTCCATTGAGCGCTCCAGCGAAACCAACTGGAGCAGCGACATGGCGCTTCGGGTGGAGGCCGTTCCCATGGTCCGGAACGGGCGTACCCTGGCCGTTGTCACCACGCATATGGACCTTTCGAGTTCGCGCATGCCTTCCCGGCTTGAGCTGACGTACCGGCAGTGTGCCTATGACCTGCTGCGGATGGGCACCCTGGGGCTGTGGCCGGACTTCGCCTCGCCTACCGGTTCACGCCGCGGCGCCCCCCGCGTGGGGGACGGGCTCATCAGGCTCGACGCCGAGGGCATAGTGCAGTACGCCAGCCCCAACGGCGTTTCCGCCTTCCGGCGCCTCGGTGACGGGGAATCGCTGGAGGGGCGCTCGTTGGCCGAGGTCACGGCAAGCCTGCTGAAAGACCGCCGGATGGTGGACGAAACGCTGCCCCTGGTGGTCACCGGCCGGATGCCGTGGCGCAGCGAGATCGAGTCCCGGGGTGTGAGCCTGTCACTCCGGGCCATCCCGTTGCGTGATGAGCAGCAGCGCTTCGGGGCGCTGGTCCTCTGCCGCGACGTGTCCGAACTCCGGCGGCGCGAGATGGAGCTCGTGACCAAGGATGCGACCATCCGCGAAATCCACCACCGGGTCAAGAACAACCTGCAGACCGTTGCCGCGCTGTTGCGGATGCAGTCCCGCCGGATGGTGAGCGACGAGGCGAAACAGGGGCTGGAGCAGGCGATGCGCCGGGTGGCGACCATTGCGCTGGTTCACGAAACCCTGTCGCAGGGCCTTACGCAGAGCGTGGATTTTGACGAGCTGATCGGCCGGCAGTTCCGGCTTTCGGCGGAAGTTGCTTCGCCATCGCAGCAGGTCCGGACCGAGCGTTCGGGCCTGTTCGGAGAGCTGCCGAGTGATTTCGCCACTCCGCTGGCGCTCGTCATCAATGAACTCGTCACCAACGCTGTGGAGCACGGCCTTGAGGGGCGGGCGGGAACTGTGTGGCTCCTGGCTGACCGCTCCGAAGGGGACGACGGCGAGGAGCTCACCGTGACCATTGCCGACGACGGTGTGGGCCTTCCCGAGACGCCCCACGTGGAGGGCCTCGGGCTGCAGATTGTCCGCACGCTGGTGACCAGCGAGCTTGGCGGGAGCATACAGTGGCTCCCGCGTGAAGGTGGCGGCACTGCCGTCCAGATCCGGCTGAGCCTGGCGGCCAGGTAG
- a CDS encoding NAD-glutamate dehydrogenase, whose product MSSGSSVEDQPLSIEGHEGFLGDYYEHLAEEDARGYPGDVLAARAEKHRDLASIRNPGQAKISIADEEDSSVVFVVTDDMPFLVDSVNAELVRQHAAIKLVVHPLFVAARNRETGALVKVNKVPSHIGISSGDTAAMPSLSHLIAQGENASYMESWIAVEINRVSDEAKASLLEGLQRVLNDVRAAVEDWPKMRQKALEIAENLDKVANPAQIAELRQAKDLLHWLDDGNFTFLGYREYDLVNVDGEDVLELREDSGLGLLRAAADSPHIQHLTDTGRKKAREKRALVITKANSRSTVHRSAYLDYIGVKSFDAAGNVNGEQRFIGLFATSAYTGSVRNIPIVREKVDAVLNTAGFPPDSHSGKDLLGILETYPRDELFQIEVPDLAATALGIQKLQERRRTRLFLRPDIYGRFMSAVVYLPRDRYTTNVRLRIEQELRETFQAVSIDYEARMTESALARLFFRIRLPKGADVSHVNTEELEKRLVLAARSWSEGIAEVLRESGEVSGAKELAAIWSEAFPAGYRVDYEVEDALEDIARFEKYGAAAERTAGAKQERPGVHVYLPEGAGATLEEDARVKLYMLEPKSLSQILPFFHNLGLEVLDERPFEIETADRRDFFLYDLGLKYPAGVDPLATNELLADSFGAAVTGAAESDAFDRLVLREGLQWRQITVLRAYARYMRQMGNTNSFGFMADTLLANPDVTRGLSALFAARFDPSLSADQRVEAQASVREALEEAIEKVATLDADRILRTFLNLIESTLRTNFYQYKPHLSFKLDPARIKGLPFPRPMFEIWVYAPRVEGVHLRFGKVARGGLRWSDRREDFRTEVLGLVKAQTVKNAVIVPTGAKGGFFAKQLPDPAVDRSAWMAEGIESYKTFIRGLLDLTDNLLTEGDGERLVPPSDVVRHDDDDSYLVVAADKGTATFSDIANGLAAEYGFWLGDAFASGGSVGYDHKAMGITARGAWESVKRHFSELDLDTQTQPFSVVGVGDMSGDVFGNGMLLSRHIRLIAAFDHRHIFLDPNPDEETSFVERQRLFELSRSSWDDYNKSLISEGGGVFARQAKSIPVSAQVRAALGLPADTTELSPPELLRAILLAPADLLYNGGIGTYVKASTETNASVGDKANDPIRVDGKDLRVKVVGEGGNLGMTQRGRIEAALQGVILNTDAIDNSAGVDCSDHEVNIKIFVDRMVAAGKLSAEERAGFLASMTDEVGRLVLEDNIDQNILLLNDRTRVAEWSPSYERLMDWLEKKADLNRELEALPTTAELQERLQQGQGLTSPELSVLAAYAKIELATALRDSDLADDPWFRKTLRAYFPQQLRDRFDAELDTHPLRREIIATVVANDMINLGGITFAFRTMEETSASEVAVAKAFVALREVYEFDAMVEELNSLPASFPTEHWSTVHLDIRRLLDRAVRWLLGQGSVSRPIADVVEEFKPLVDPMRARLLDYLRGDDRDRVAGWLEKAREWDLPEGLALRWAELFESFVLLDIAKIARVRKNPVEEIAAVYYTVFNRFHADSLLERISSLPRQDRWQALARAALRDDLYSTVSDMTTAVLDATAAADSPEARLKDWEAQNAEQLGRAKSMFDEVNALEADDMASLSVALRLLRSIVRR is encoded by the coding sequence ATGTCGTCTGGATCCAGCGTGGAGGATCAGCCCCTTTCCATTGAAGGCCATGAAGGCTTTCTCGGGGACTACTATGAGCACCTGGCCGAAGAGGACGCCCGGGGCTACCCCGGGGATGTGCTGGCCGCCCGGGCGGAAAAGCACCGGGACCTTGCTTCCATCCGGAACCCCGGCCAGGCGAAGATCTCCATTGCTGATGAGGAAGACAGCAGCGTGGTCTTTGTTGTCACTGACGACATGCCCTTCCTCGTTGATTCCGTCAACGCAGAACTGGTCCGCCAGCACGCGGCCATCAAGCTGGTGGTCCACCCTCTGTTTGTTGCCGCCCGCAACAGGGAAACCGGCGCCTTGGTGAAGGTCAACAAGGTACCCTCCCATATCGGCATCTCCAGCGGCGATACTGCTGCCATGCCCAGCCTTTCCCACCTGATAGCGCAGGGCGAAAACGCCTCGTACATGGAGTCGTGGATCGCCGTCGAGATCAACCGCGTCTCGGACGAAGCCAAGGCCTCGCTCCTGGAAGGCCTGCAACGGGTGCTCAATGATGTCCGGGCTGCGGTTGAAGACTGGCCGAAGATGCGCCAGAAGGCGCTGGAGATCGCTGAGAACCTGGACAAGGTGGCCAACCCGGCGCAGATCGCCGAGCTGCGCCAGGCGAAAGACCTCCTGCACTGGCTCGACGACGGCAACTTCACTTTTCTCGGCTACCGCGAATACGACCTCGTCAACGTGGACGGGGAAGACGTCCTGGAACTGCGTGAAGACAGCGGCCTCGGACTGTTGCGCGCCGCCGCGGACTCACCGCACATCCAGCACCTGACTGACACCGGCAGGAAGAAAGCACGCGAAAAGCGTGCCCTTGTCATCACAAAGGCCAACTCGCGCTCCACCGTCCACCGCTCCGCTTACCTCGACTACATCGGCGTCAAGAGTTTCGACGCCGCAGGCAATGTTAACGGCGAGCAGCGCTTTATCGGCCTCTTCGCCACCAGCGCCTACACCGGCTCGGTCCGCAACATTCCTATCGTCCGGGAAAAAGTCGATGCCGTCCTGAACACCGCTGGCTTCCCGCCGGACTCCCACTCCGGCAAGGACCTCCTCGGCATCCTGGAAACCTACCCCCGGGATGAACTCTTCCAGATTGAGGTCCCGGATCTCGCCGCGACGGCCCTGGGCATCCAGAAACTGCAGGAGCGCCGGCGAACCCGGCTCTTCCTGCGGCCCGACATCTACGGCCGCTTTATGTCCGCTGTCGTCTACCTGCCCAGGGACAGGTACACCACCAATGTCCGGCTCCGCATTGAGCAGGAACTGCGGGAAACCTTCCAAGCGGTATCCATTGACTACGAAGCGCGGATGACAGAGTCTGCCCTCGCCAGGCTCTTCTTCCGCATCCGCCTGCCCAAGGGCGCGGACGTCAGCCATGTCAACACCGAGGAACTGGAAAAGCGCCTGGTGCTTGCCGCCCGCTCCTGGAGCGAGGGCATCGCCGAGGTCCTGCGCGAAAGCGGGGAAGTATCCGGCGCCAAGGAGCTGGCAGCCATCTGGTCTGAAGCGTTCCCGGCGGGCTACCGGGTGGATTACGAAGTTGAGGACGCCCTCGAGGACATCGCCCGTTTCGAAAAATACGGTGCGGCCGCAGAACGGACGGCAGGTGCAAAGCAGGAACGCCCCGGCGTGCACGTCTACCTCCCCGAAGGGGCGGGGGCAACGCTGGAGGAGGATGCCCGGGTCAAGCTCTACATGCTGGAGCCGAAGAGCCTGAGCCAGATCCTTCCCTTCTTCCACAACCTTGGCCTGGAGGTGCTTGACGAGCGCCCCTTCGAGATCGAGACCGCGGACCGCCGCGACTTCTTCCTGTACGATCTCGGCCTGAAATACCCCGCCGGTGTGGATCCGTTGGCCACTAATGAGCTGCTTGCCGATTCCTTCGGTGCCGCGGTGACAGGCGCTGCAGAGTCCGACGCCTTTGACCGGCTGGTCCTGCGGGAGGGACTGCAGTGGCGGCAGATTACGGTGCTGCGCGCCTACGCCCGGTACATGCGCCAGATGGGCAACACCAACTCCTTCGGTTTTATGGCGGACACCCTGCTCGCGAACCCGGATGTGACAAGGGGCCTCAGTGCGCTTTTCGCCGCGCGCTTCGATCCTTCGCTGAGCGCAGACCAGCGGGTTGAGGCCCAAGCTTCTGTCCGTGAAGCACTGGAAGAGGCCATTGAAAAGGTGGCCACCCTGGACGCCGACCGGATCCTGCGGACCTTCCTTAACCTGATCGAATCCACGCTCCGGACCAACTTCTACCAGTACAAGCCGCACCTGAGCTTCAAATTGGATCCTGCCCGGATCAAGGGGCTGCCGTTCCCGCGCCCGATGTTCGAGATCTGGGTCTATGCCCCCAGGGTCGAGGGCGTCCACCTCCGGTTCGGCAAGGTGGCCCGCGGCGGCCTGCGCTGGTCCGACCGGCGTGAGGATTTCCGCACGGAAGTCCTTGGCCTGGTGAAGGCGCAGACGGTAAAGAACGCGGTAATCGTGCCCACCGGGGCCAAGGGCGGCTTCTTTGCCAAGCAGCTCCCGGATCCTGCCGTGGACCGGTCCGCCTGGATGGCTGAAGGCATCGAAAGCTACAAAACGTTCATCCGCGGCCTGCTCGATCTCACCGACAACCTGCTGACGGAGGGTGACGGCGAGCGGCTCGTGCCGCCGTCGGACGTTGTCAGGCACGACGACGACGATTCCTACCTCGTGGTGGCGGCCGACAAGGGAACCGCAACCTTCTCGGACATCGCGAACGGGCTGGCCGCAGAATACGGGTTCTGGCTGGGGGATGCCTTTGCCTCCGGCGGATCGGTGGGCTACGACCACAAGGCCATGGGCATCACCGCCCGCGGTGCCTGGGAATCAGTGAAGCGGCACTTCAGCGAGCTCGACCTGGACACGCAGACGCAGCCGTTCAGCGTGGTGGGTGTGGGGGATATGTCCGGCGACGTGTTCGGCAACGGCATGCTCCTTTCCCGCCACATCCGGCTGATCGCGGCGTTCGACCACCGCCACATCTTCCTCGACCCCAACCCGGACGAGGAGACCTCGTTCGTGGAACGGCAACGGTTGTTCGAACTGTCCAGGTCTTCGTGGGACGACTACAACAAATCCCTGATCAGTGAAGGCGGGGGCGTGTTCGCCCGCCAGGCCAAGTCGATTCCGGTGTCGGCCCAGGTGCGGGCGGCACTGGGACTTCCCGCGGACACCACGGAACTCAGCCCGCCGGAACTCCTGCGCGCCATCCTGCTGGCCCCCGCCGACCTGCTGTACAACGGCGGCATCGGAACCTACGTCAAGGCGAGCACCGAGACCAACGCCTCGGTGGGGGACAAGGCCAATGATCCGATCCGCGTTGACGGCAAAGACCTGCGCGTCAAGGTGGTCGGCGAAGGCGGAAACCTCGGCATGACGCAGCGGGGCCGCATTGAGGCGGCGCTGCAGGGGGTCATCCTCAACACCGACGCCATCGACAACTCTGCCGGCGTTGACTGCTCGGACCACGAGGTCAATATCAAGATCTTCGTGGACCGGATGGTGGCTGCCGGGAAGCTGTCCGCGGAAGAGCGGGCCGGTTTCCTGGCGTCGATGACCGACGAGGTGGGCCGCCTGGTCCTTGAGGACAACATCGACCAGAACATCCTGCTGCTGAACGACCGTACCCGCGTGGCCGAGTGGAGCCCGAGCTACGAACGGCTGATGGACTGGCTGGAGAAGAAAGCCGACCTGAACCGGGAGCTTGAGGCGCTGCCAACGACGGCGGAGCTGCAGGAGCGGCTGCAGCAGGGCCAGGGCCTGACCTCGCCGGAGCTGTCCGTGCTGGCCGCCTACGCCAAGATCGAGCTGGCCACCGCGCTGCGGGACAGCGACCTGGCAGACGATCCGTGGTTCCGGAAGACGCTGCGGGCCTACTTCCCGCAGCAGCTGCGGGACCGCTTTGACGCGGAGCTGGACACCCATCCGCTGCGCCGCGAAATCATCGCCACGGTGGTGGCCAACGACATGATCAACCTCGGCGGTATCACCTTCGCCTTCCGGACCATGGAAGAGACATCGGCCTCCGAAGTTGCTGTGGCGAAAGCGTTCGTTGCCCTCCGCGAAGTCTACGAGTTCGATGCCATGGTCGAGGAGCTCAACAGCCTGCCGGCGTCGTTCCCCACCGAGCACTGGAGTACCGTCCACCTGGACATCCGGCGGTTGCTTGACCGGGCCGTCCGGTGGTTGCTGGGGCAGGGAAGCGTGTCTCGTCCGATTGCCGACGTTGTGGAGGAATTCAAGCCCCTTGTGGACCCGATGCGTGCCCGCCTGCTGGACTACCTGCGCGGCGACGACCGGGACCGGGTTGCCGGGTGGCTTGAAAAGGCCCGCGAGTGGGATCTGCCCGAAGGGCTGGCACTGAGGTGGGCGGAGCTGTTCGAGAGCTTTGTCCTGCTGGACATCGCGAAGATCGCGCGGGTTCGCAAGAACCCGGTGGAGGAGATCGCAGCGGTCTACTACACCGTCTTCAACCGCTTCCACGCGGATTCACTCCTGGAACGGATCAGCAGCCTGCCGCGGCAGGACCGGTGGCAGGCGCTGGCCCGTGCGGCCTTGCGCGATGACCTGTACTCCACAGTTTCGGACATGACGACGGCGGTGCTGGACGCCACCGCTGCCGCCGATTCACCAGAGGCGCGGCTCAAGGACTGGGAAGCGCAGAACGCGGAGCAGTTGGGCCGGGCGAAGAGCATGTTCGATGAGGTGAATGCCCTCGAGGCCGACGATATGGCCTCACTGTCGGTAGCATTGAGGCTCTTGAGGTCAATCGTCCGACGCTAG
- a CDS encoding AAA family ATPase, translating to MSIPVVTVGQSREDLVGGLERLHGPVTVVRRCAELTELLAACQSGLARAAVVADGSEDLTASLVDRLGAVGVAVIALTDSVEEAARLRGIGVASALTGVESAVLSDRIAEAVALLTGGGPRGAHRSSPADPGAALATVEADTGTRPDEPGPGQIVAVWGPAGSPGRTILAANIAGELAAEGKTVLLVDADSYGASIAAVLGLMDESAGLAQACRLADQGLLDAKALKKVATPVATKLGSFRVLTGITRADRWTELRASALALVLERARQIAEVVVVDTGFCLEADEELSFDTMAPRRNAATLRSLELADTVYAVGAADPVGVPRLVRGLAELEAAVPQAAPVVVMNKVRSSSVGRGPERQLRDAWARYGPASEIKAFLPDDGAAADAALLGGSLLLEAAPDSPLRRAIAELVCAPAQQKSKTSVFSSTARRKLKD from the coding sequence ATGAGCATTCCCGTCGTCACCGTCGGCCAGAGCCGCGAGGACCTGGTCGGCGGGCTCGAACGCCTGCATGGACCAGTGACAGTGGTGCGGAGATGCGCGGAACTCACAGAACTGCTGGCAGCGTGCCAAAGCGGTCTCGCGCGGGCGGCGGTGGTAGCCGATGGATCCGAGGATCTCACCGCCTCCCTCGTTGACCGGCTGGGCGCGGTGGGCGTGGCCGTGATCGCCCTGACCGACTCCGTTGAGGAAGCTGCGAGACTGCGTGGGATAGGAGTGGCCTCAGCTTTGACGGGGGTGGAATCCGCGGTGCTGTCGGACAGGATTGCCGAGGCGGTGGCCCTCCTTACCGGGGGCGGACCGCGGGGAGCGCACCGCAGCTCCCCGGCCGATCCCGGCGCGGCCCTCGCCACCGTTGAAGCGGATACCGGGACGAGGCCCGACGAGCCTGGGCCCGGGCAAATCGTCGCAGTTTGGGGGCCAGCGGGATCACCGGGCCGGACAATCCTTGCAGCCAATATCGCCGGTGAGTTGGCCGCTGAAGGAAAGACGGTCCTCCTCGTCGATGCCGACAGCTACGGGGCGAGCATCGCCGCGGTGCTGGGCCTCATGGACGAATCCGCTGGCCTCGCCCAGGCCTGCAGGCTCGCCGACCAGGGCCTGCTGGATGCGAAGGCGTTGAAGAAAGTGGCCACTCCTGTTGCCACAAAACTGGGTTCCTTCCGGGTGCTTACCGGGATCACCCGGGCGGATCGCTGGACCGAACTGCGCGCATCGGCCTTGGCCTTGGTGCTTGAGCGTGCCAGGCAGATTGCCGAGGTTGTTGTGGTGGACACCGGCTTCTGCCTCGAAGCTGACGAGGAACTCAGTTTTGACACCATGGCTCCCCGGCGGAACGCGGCTACCCTGCGTTCGCTTGAGCTCGCGGACACCGTCTACGCCGTCGGCGCCGCGGATCCTGTAGGAGTACCGCGACTTGTACGCGGCCTCGCGGAGCTTGAGGCTGCGGTACCGCAGGCCGCACCCGTCGTCGTGATGAATAAGGTTCGCTCCTCATCCGTGGGCCGGGGTCCTGAGCGGCAACTGCGGGACGCCTGGGCGCGGTACGGTCCGGCTTCCGAGATCAAAGCCTTCCTGCCGGATGACGGAGCGGCGGCGGATGCGGCGCTGCTCGGAGGCTCACTGCTGCTCGAGGCCGCACCGGATTCTCCGCTTCGACGGGCCATCGCCGAACTCGTTTGTGCACCCGCCCAGCAAAAATCGAAAACCTCTGTATTTTCTTCCACAGCAAGGCGGAAACTAAAAGACTAG
- a CDS encoding helix-turn-helix domain-containing protein, with protein MPRFLTLADVAEQLQINSPAAYALVRSGELKAIQVGGRGQWRVEEKMLEQYIEERYAEASRMIQQSKSKSV; from the coding sequence ATGCCCAGGTTTCTTACGCTTGCAGACGTCGCGGAGCAGCTCCAGATCAATTCCCCGGCTGCCTACGCCCTGGTGCGGAGCGGCGAGCTCAAGGCTATCCAGGTGGGTGGGCGCGGCCAGTGGCGGGTCGAGGAAAAGATGCTTGAGCAGTACATCGAAGAACGCTATGCGGAGGCCAGCCGGATGATCCAGCAGTCCAAGTCGAAGTCTGTCTGA
- a CDS encoding LysM peptidoglycan-binding domain-containing protein — protein MAKKAGSNTWTDAISAVAILLLGVLLFVVGAGLLEQWQKSGVGRQGLQAEDLLAAAAAVSGALLVGWWFLSLLLAGASTVLDRMGKIRAAAATRRLSPAFMQRLVLAALSVQLVAGPAAHADTAGPGPEWAPTQQRVSTAPADPGTGTGSAGPEDGGDSTDPRIAHQPLEEALKDNAAAPSTVEPGWQPAAPVVSPGLLVAPASRSVDSAGMGAASVTVLSGDTLWDIAASAIGPGATDMEVALEWPRWFEANRAIIGQNPDALLPGQILQPPSAK, from the coding sequence ATGGCAAAGAAAGCTGGATCGAATACTTGGACGGATGCCATCAGCGCTGTGGCCATCCTGCTGCTTGGTGTACTGCTCTTTGTTGTCGGCGCCGGTTTGCTTGAGCAATGGCAGAAGTCCGGGGTTGGTCGCCAGGGACTCCAGGCAGAGGACCTGCTGGCAGCAGCGGCAGCAGTCAGCGGAGCGCTCCTGGTTGGCTGGTGGTTTCTGTCCCTGCTTCTGGCCGGAGCCTCAACTGTTCTGGACCGGATGGGCAAAATTCGCGCCGCTGCTGCAACGCGCAGGCTGTCCCCGGCATTTATGCAGCGGCTTGTTCTTGCCGCCCTCTCGGTCCAACTGGTGGCGGGGCCAGCCGCGCATGCAGATACGGCGGGTCCGGGACCGGAGTGGGCCCCCACCCAACAGCGCGTATCAACCGCCCCGGCGGATCCTGGAACCGGCACCGGCTCAGCAGGTCCCGAAGATGGTGGAGATAGCACCGACCCGCGGATAGCCCATCAGCCGCTTGAGGAAGCCCTGAAGGACAACGCAGCCGCCCCGTCCACAGTTGAGCCGGGCTGGCAGCCTGCCGCCCCGGTGGTCAGTCCAGGGCTCCTGGTGGCTCCCGCGTCGCGCAGCGTCGATAGCGCCGGAATGGGAGCCGCATCCGTGACGGTCCTCTCCGGGGACACATTGTGGGACATCGCCGCATCGGCCATCGGGCCGGGAGCAACAGATATGGAGGTCGCTCTGGAGTGGCCGCGATGGTTCGAGGCCAACCGTGCCATCATCGGCCAGAATCCCGATGCGCTGCTTCCGGGGCAAATTCTTCAGCCGCCGTCCGCGAAATAA
- a CDS encoding Rv3235 family protein, whose product MTAVTPIRAGQRPGRAEDPPPRHGVPVPGRGLAPLETRTPAGLRPVDELSEVRAITRGTVQAAMEVLAGIRPVHQLARRLDPRCLSALQHRACLIRREAARTNNPTLARLHRNSTVRSVRVCEVADGIYEASAVVMDDVRARAVAVRLERSKQVWRVTELVIG is encoded by the coding sequence ATGACTGCAGTGACACCGATCAGGGCCGGACAGCGACCTGGCAGGGCCGAGGATCCGCCGCCCCGGCATGGGGTGCCGGTTCCTGGCCGCGGCTTAGCGCCACTCGAAACGAGAACTCCTGCAGGTTTGCGGCCCGTTGATGAGCTGTCCGAGGTGCGTGCCATCACCCGCGGGACGGTTCAGGCCGCCATGGAAGTCCTGGCGGGAATCCGCCCGGTCCACCAACTGGCCCGCAGGCTTGATCCACGGTGCCTGTCGGCGCTGCAGCACCGCGCCTGCCTGATTCGACGCGAAGCGGCCCGGACCAACAATCCCACTCTGGCACGGCTGCACAGGAATTCCACTGTCCGCTCGGTCCGGGTTTGCGAGGTGGCTGATGGAATTTACGAGGCCAGTGCAGTAGTGATGGACGACGTCCGTGCCCGGGCCGTGGCCGTCCGACTGGAGCGGAGCAAGCAGGTATGGCGCGTCACTGAACTTGTCATTGGCTAA